The Amycolatopsis sp. 195334CR genome window below encodes:
- a CDS encoding NADPH:quinone oxidoreductase family protein, giving the protein MRAVQVTEFGGPEVLKLVELPDPEPGPGEVLIEVDHAGINYADTHAAENTYLAPTELPLVPGGEVAGRTPDGRRVVALLHKSGGYAEKALAPAATVYDIPDGIDDNTALAFIAQGMTAWLLLRKNAHLEAGESVVVHAAAGGVGSLAVQLAKAWGAGRVIATASSEDKRKLALDLGADVAVDSRAEDMTDVLREANGGKRVDIVLDMTGGRITDQSIAALAPFGRLAFYGMASREQPKPVELRNLLGHSTTISGVWLPHALRLPGKLFERGLAELFELAGSGQIKAINGGEYALADARQAHEDLRSRATTGKLLLNARA; this is encoded by the coding sequence ATGCGTGCTGTGCAGGTGACCGAGTTCGGCGGACCCGAGGTCCTGAAGCTGGTGGAGCTGCCCGATCCGGAGCCCGGCCCCGGTGAGGTGCTGATCGAGGTCGACCACGCCGGCATCAACTACGCCGACACGCACGCGGCGGAGAACACCTACCTCGCGCCCACCGAGCTGCCGCTCGTGCCCGGCGGTGAGGTCGCCGGCCGCACGCCGGACGGCAGGCGCGTGGTGGCGCTGCTGCACAAGTCGGGCGGGTACGCGGAGAAGGCGCTCGCCCCGGCGGCGACCGTCTACGACATCCCCGACGGCATCGACGACAACACCGCGCTCGCGTTCATCGCCCAGGGCATGACCGCGTGGCTGTTGCTGCGCAAGAACGCGCACCTGGAGGCGGGCGAGTCGGTGGTCGTGCACGCGGCGGCGGGCGGCGTCGGTTCGCTCGCGGTGCAGTTGGCGAAGGCGTGGGGCGCCGGGCGGGTGATCGCCACCGCGAGTTCCGAGGACAAGCGCAAGCTGGCGCTCGACCTCGGTGCCGACGTGGCGGTGGACTCGCGCGCCGAGGACATGACCGACGTGCTGCGCGAGGCCAACGGCGGCAAGCGGGTGGACATCGTGCTCGACATGACCGGTGGCCGCATCACCGACCAGAGCATCGCCGCGCTGGCGCCGTTCGGCAGGCTCGCGTTCTACGGGATGGCCAGCCGCGAGCAGCCGAAGCCGGTGGAGCTGCGCAACCTGCTCGGCCACTCGACCACGATCTCCGGGGTGTGGCTGCCGCACGCGCTGCGGTTGCCGGGCAAGCTGTTCGAGCGGGGCCTGGCGGAGCTGTTCGAGCTGGCCGGGAGCGGGCAGATCAAGGCCATCAACGGCGGCGAGTACGCCCTGGCCGACGCGCGCCAGGCCCACGAAGACCTCCGCTCCCGCGCGACGACCGGCAAGCTGCTGCTCAACGCGCGGGCCTAG
- a CDS encoding GH25 family lysozyme has protein sequence MREPEPERGINLSHHETVDDWKTVRAHGVLFSSVTITESTNWSDTAAIRNVQAAQTAGLHTGARHFARPGSVHEQVTHFLRTATPLGVFAPGSLAPSLDVRAPGISDRFIKSWIRGVRHAANIKRVLVYAGYEQWLHELHPDKWADSEVVLWLARHNGIPGRPGWFHSRLGVHQHGSGDDAPGFHGEIGYDAVVYPFVLADLLL, from the coding sequence ATGCGCGAACCCGAGCCCGAGCGCGGGATCAACCTGTCCCACCACGAAACCGTGGACGACTGGAAAACCGTGCGCGCCCACGGGGTGCTGTTCTCCAGCGTGACGATCACCGAAAGCACGAACTGGAGCGATACAGCGGCCATTCGCAACGTCCAGGCCGCCCAGACGGCCGGGCTGCACACCGGCGCCCGCCACTTCGCCCGCCCCGGATCGGTGCACGAACAGGTGACGCACTTCCTGCGCACGGCGACTCCGCTCGGGGTGTTCGCCCCGGGTTCGCTGGCCCCGTCGCTGGACGTCCGCGCGCCCGGCATCAGCGATCGCTTCATCAAGTCCTGGATCCGCGGGGTCCGCCACGCCGCGAACATCAAGCGGGTGCTGGTGTACGCGGGTTACGAGCAGTGGCTGCACGAGTTGCACCCGGACAAGTGGGCCGACTCCGAGGTGGTGCTGTGGCTGGCGCGGCACAACGGGATTCCGGGCAGGCCCGGCTGGTTCCACTCGCGACTCGGCGTGCACCAGCACGGCAGCGGCGACGACGCCCCTGGCTTCCACGGCGAGATCGGTTACGACGCCGTGGTGTACCCGTTCGTCCTCGCGGACCTACTGCTCTAG
- a CDS encoding chitinase, translating into MFPRKSPLAVLVGVVLLLLAGLPATAGAAVPNKHLTGYWQNFVNGAKAQKLADVPAAYDVIVLAFANSDPARPGAVTFGVDPGLASAVGGYTDADLKADIAAKKAAGKSIVLSIGGEKGNVDLSSPSKVTAFVDTFAGIAQSFGIQGLDVDLEHGLNVANTASAIKQLRSRLGDGFLLTMAPQTIDVQPGGRYLQLIEQTKDLITVVHTQYYNSGSMLGCNDQVVHQGSVDFITAQACFLLRTLRPDQVSLGLPASPSAAGSGYVNPTVVNNALSCLAKRTNCGGYVPATAFPGIGGVMTWSTNWDATSGGAFSTPVRAHLNSLR; encoded by the coding sequence ATGTTCCCCCGGAAGTCCCCACTCGCCGTCCTGGTCGGGGTGGTGTTGCTGCTGCTCGCCGGGCTGCCCGCCACCGCGGGCGCGGCGGTGCCGAACAAGCACCTGACCGGTTACTGGCAGAACTTCGTCAACGGGGCGAAGGCGCAGAAGCTCGCCGACGTCCCGGCCGCCTACGACGTGATCGTGCTGGCGTTCGCCAACTCCGACCCGGCCAGACCGGGTGCGGTGACCTTCGGCGTGGACCCGGGCCTGGCCAGTGCGGTCGGCGGGTACACCGACGCCGACCTGAAGGCCGACATCGCCGCGAAGAAGGCGGCGGGCAAGTCGATCGTGTTGTCCATCGGCGGGGAGAAGGGCAACGTCGACCTCAGCTCCCCGTCGAAGGTGACCGCCTTCGTCGACACCTTCGCCGGGATCGCGCAGTCGTTCGGCATCCAGGGCCTCGACGTGGACCTGGAGCACGGGCTGAACGTGGCGAACACGGCGAGCGCGATCAAGCAGCTGCGCTCCCGCCTCGGTGACGGGTTCCTGCTGACCATGGCGCCGCAGACGATCGACGTGCAGCCCGGCGGGCGGTACCTGCAGCTGATCGAGCAGACCAAGGACCTGATCACCGTGGTGCACACGCAGTACTACAACTCGGGCAGCATGCTCGGCTGCAACGACCAGGTGGTGCACCAGGGCAGCGTCGACTTCATCACCGCGCAGGCGTGCTTCCTGCTGCGCACGCTGCGGCCGGACCAGGTGTCGCTGGGCCTGCCCGCCTCACCGTCGGCGGCGGGCAGCGGGTACGTGAACCCGACCGTGGTGAACAACGCGCTGAGCTGCCTGGCCAAGCGCACCAACTGCGGTGGTTACGTGCCGGCGACGGCGTTCCCGGGGATCGGCGGCGTGATGACCTGGTCCACCAACTGGGACGCCACCAGCGGCGGCGCCTTCTCGACCCCGGTGCGCGCGCACCTGAACTCGCTGCGCTGA
- the rsmI gene encoding 16S rRNA (cytidine(1402)-2'-O)-methyltransferase — protein MSETGRLVLAATPLGDVGDASRRLVEALATAEVIAAEDTRRLRGLAAALEVTPRGRVVSFYEDVETARLPKLLESIRHGETVLLVTDAGMPSVSDPGYRLVAACVEEDLPVTCLPGPSAVTTALALSGLASDRFCFEGFAPRKSGEKAKWLSGLATEPRTTVFFESPHRLASTLRDAVEVLGADRRAAVCRELTKTYEEVKRGSLGELADWADEGVRGEITVVLAPAPPREIGVEDLVAEVADRVAAGERLKSAAAEVAEATGVSKKELYDAVLAARKSAK, from the coding sequence ATGTCCGAGACCGGGCGGCTGGTGCTCGCCGCGACACCGCTGGGGGATGTGGGTGACGCGTCCCGGCGGCTGGTCGAGGCGCTGGCCACGGCCGAAGTGATCGCCGCCGAGGACACGCGGAGGTTGCGCGGCCTCGCCGCCGCGTTGGAGGTCACGCCGCGGGGCCGGGTGGTCAGCTTCTACGAGGACGTCGAGACCGCGCGCCTGCCGAAGCTCCTGGAGTCGATCCGCCACGGCGAGACCGTGCTCCTGGTCACCGACGCCGGCATGCCCAGCGTCTCCGACCCCGGCTACCGCTTGGTCGCGGCCTGCGTCGAGGAGGATCTGCCGGTCACCTGCCTGCCCGGCCCCTCCGCGGTGACCACCGCGCTGGCGCTGTCCGGCCTGGCCTCCGACCGGTTCTGCTTCGAGGGCTTCGCGCCGCGGAAAAGTGGCGAAAAGGCCAAGTGGCTGAGTGGCCTGGCCACTGAACCACGGACCACCGTCTTCTTCGAATCACCGCACCGGCTGGCGAGCACGCTCCGCGACGCGGTCGAGGTGCTCGGTGCCGACCGCCGGGCGGCCGTGTGCCGCGAGCTGACCAAGACCTACGAAGAGGTCAAGCGCGGTTCACTCGGCGAGCTGGCGGACTGGGCCGACGAGGGCGTCCGCGGGGAGATCACCGTGGTCCTCGCGCCCGCGCCGCCCCGCGAGATCGGGGTCGAGGACCTGGTCGCCGAGGTCGCGGACCGCGTCGCCGCCGGGGAACGCCTCAAGTCGGCCGCGGCCGAGGTCGCCGAGGCCACCGGCGTTTCGAAGAAGGAGCTGTACGACGCGGTGCTCGCCGCGCGCAAGTCAGCGAAGTAG
- a CDS encoding dolichyl-phosphate-mannose--protein mannosyltransferase: MTALLTRPFGDGAYPDPVDQHAPRSDREAVLLGRPMPTDRLRGWVVTLVLVVIGGFLRFQNLGSPTDKGTPVFDEKHYVPQAWQMLRNGGYEDNYGYELIVHPPVAKQLIAIGEWLFGYNGWGWRFSAALAGTVLILLVIRIARRLTRSTFLGGVAGVLVICDGVLHLQSRMGMLDIFSALFVVAAFGCLLLDRDQVRERMALAVREGWAGESPFGPRLGFRWWRFTGGVMIGLSLGVKWSGLYYIIAFGLLCVAFDVAARRAAGVTRPWVGTLRRDVAPALWGLVAIPVLVYLGTWAFWFASETGTDRHLVELDNIQPWWVFGWVPDALASLVHYSLHVLDFHSSLKTPENDPHPWESKPWTWPMGLRPMLYSYESGAAAAGCGEAECVRATMLIGTPAMWWLALPVLGWGLWRSIFRADWRYAAVVVTYLAGLLPWFVNLDRQMYFFYATPMAPFLALGLTLVLGQILGRVQQGFERRGTGLLVVSLYVGMVVANFAWLWPILNGDSITNEHWQAELWLPSWR; the protein is encoded by the coding sequence GTGACCGCACTCCTCACGCGCCCGTTCGGTGACGGCGCGTACCCGGATCCGGTCGACCAGCACGCCCCCCGCTCCGACCGCGAGGCGGTCCTCCTCGGCCGCCCCATGCCGACCGATCGGCTCCGCGGCTGGGTGGTCACGCTCGTCCTGGTGGTCATCGGCGGCTTCCTCCGCTTCCAGAACCTCGGCTCCCCGACCGACAAGGGCACCCCGGTCTTCGACGAGAAGCACTACGTGCCGCAGGCCTGGCAGATGCTGCGCAACGGCGGCTACGAGGACAACTACGGCTACGAGCTGATCGTCCACCCGCCCGTCGCCAAGCAGCTGATCGCGATCGGCGAGTGGCTCTTCGGCTACAACGGCTGGGGCTGGCGCTTCTCCGCCGCGCTGGCCGGGACCGTGCTCATCCTGCTGGTCATCCGCATCGCCCGGCGGCTGACCCGGTCCACCTTCCTCGGCGGCGTGGCCGGCGTGCTGGTCATCTGCGACGGCGTCCTCCACCTGCAGTCGCGCATGGGCATGCTCGACATCTTCAGCGCCCTCTTCGTGGTCGCCGCCTTCGGCTGCCTCCTGCTCGACCGCGACCAGGTGCGCGAGCGGATGGCACTGGCCGTCCGCGAGGGCTGGGCCGGCGAATCGCCGTTCGGCCCGCGACTCGGCTTCCGCTGGTGGCGGTTCACCGGCGGCGTGATGATCGGGCTCTCGCTCGGCGTCAAGTGGTCCGGCCTCTACTACATCATCGCGTTCGGCCTGCTCTGCGTCGCCTTCGACGTGGCGGCGCGGCGCGCCGCCGGCGTGACCCGGCCCTGGGTGGGCACGCTGCGGCGCGACGTCGCCCCCGCGCTGTGGGGCCTGGTCGCCATCCCGGTGCTGGTCTACCTCGGCACCTGGGCGTTCTGGTTCGCCAGCGAGACCGGCACCGACCGCCACCTGGTCGAACTGGACAACATCCAGCCGTGGTGGGTCTTCGGCTGGGTGCCCGACGCGCTGGCCTCGCTCGTGCACTACTCGCTCCACGTGCTCGACTTCCACTCCAGCCTGAAGACCCCGGAGAACGACCCGCACCCGTGGGAGTCGAAGCCCTGGACCTGGCCGATGGGCCTGCGCCCGATGCTCTACTCCTACGAATCCGGCGCCGCGGCGGCCGGCTGCGGGGAAGCCGAGTGCGTGCGCGCCACCATGCTGATCGGCACCCCGGCGATGTGGTGGCTGGCGCTGCCGGTGCTCGGCTGGGGCCTGTGGCGCTCGATCTTCCGCGCCGACTGGCGCTACGCCGCCGTGGTGGTCACCTACCTGGCCGGGCTGCTCCCCTGGTTCGTCAACCTCGACCGCCAGATGTACTTCTTCTACGCCACGCCGATGGCCCCGTTCCTGGCGCTCGGCCTGACCCTGGTGCTCGGGCAGATCCTCGGCAGGGTCCAGCAGGGCTTCGAGCGAAGAGGCACCGGTCTGCTCGTGGTGTCGCTGTACGTCGGCATGGTGGTGGCGAACTTCGCCTGGCTGTGGCCGATCCTGAACGGCGACTCGATCACCAACGAGCACTGGCAGGCCGAGCTGTGGCTGCCGTCCTGGCGCTGA
- a CDS encoding QsdR family transcriptional regulator → MVATKPDVTDAFSLARQWFLAGRRIDMQELAAELKVGRATLFRWVGNREQLLGEVIWSITERAFDRHNRAVDGSGGARIAEVVGTYVRTVNNDEPFREFLRREPERALRLLTTKASLVQRRTIAAVESMLTEEIDRGALEPPLPVHDLAYLIVRIAESFIYTDIISGEEPDADKAREAVAALLR, encoded by the coding sequence GTGGTAGCCACCAAACCGGACGTGACGGACGCGTTCAGCCTGGCGCGACAGTGGTTCCTGGCCGGGCGGCGGATCGACATGCAGGAGCTGGCCGCCGAGCTGAAGGTGGGCCGCGCCACCCTGTTCCGCTGGGTGGGCAACCGGGAGCAGCTGCTCGGCGAGGTCATCTGGTCGATCACCGAACGCGCCTTCGACCGGCACAACCGGGCGGTCGACGGTTCGGGTGGCGCGCGGATCGCCGAGGTCGTCGGCACGTACGTGCGCACGGTCAACAACGACGAGCCGTTCCGCGAGTTCCTGCGGCGCGAGCCGGAGCGCGCGCTGCGGCTGCTCACCACGAAGGCCAGCCTCGTGCAGCGGCGCACCATCGCGGCGGTCGAGTCGATGCTGACCGAGGAGATCGACCGGGGCGCACTGGAACCGCCGTTGCCGGTGCACGACCTGGCCTACCTGATCGTGCGGATCGCCGAGTCGTTCATCTACACCGACATCATCTCCGGCGAGGAGCCCGACGCGGACAAGGCGCGCGAGGCCGTCGCCGCGCTACTTCGCTGA
- a CDS encoding ATP-binding cassette domain-containing protein — translation MITARGLARRFTARGRTVDAVKGVDIEVAEGELVGFLGPNGAGKTTTLRMLTTLLKPTSGQATVGGCDLLTDPVGVRRRIGYVAQAGGTWQDCKVIEEIEIQGRLYGLSKADALARGAELAERLDLASLDQRQTKTLSGGQRRRLDIVLGLIHRPGLVFLDEPTTALDPQSRANLWEHIRALRSEHGVTVFLTTHYLDEADSLCDRVLVIDNGEIVAEGTPDSLKARVSGDGVTVGVPAESAAAAAEIAGRLTGAHEVSIVEDSVSFRVPRGDVAMPELLRALDGAGIAMQSMQVHRPTLDDVFLTLTGRSLRDAEAATPEPEAARVP, via the coding sequence ATGATCACCGCACGCGGCCTCGCCCGGCGGTTCACCGCCCGTGGCCGCACGGTCGACGCGGTCAAGGGCGTCGACATCGAGGTCGCCGAGGGGGAACTGGTCGGCTTCCTCGGCCCGAACGGAGCGGGCAAGACCACCACGCTCCGGATGCTCACCACGTTGCTCAAGCCGACCTCCGGCCAGGCCACCGTCGGTGGCTGCGACCTGCTGACCGATCCGGTCGGCGTCCGGCGCCGGATCGGCTACGTCGCCCAGGCGGGCGGCACCTGGCAGGACTGCAAGGTGATCGAGGAGATCGAGATCCAGGGCAGGCTGTACGGGCTGAGCAAGGCCGACGCGCTGGCGCGCGGCGCCGAGCTGGCCGAGCGGCTGGACCTGGCCAGCCTGGACCAGCGGCAGACCAAAACGCTCTCCGGCGGCCAGCGCCGCCGCCTCGACATCGTGCTCGGCCTGATCCACCGCCCCGGCCTGGTCTTCCTGGACGAGCCGACCACCGCGCTCGACCCGCAGAGCCGGGCGAACCTGTGGGAGCACATCCGCGCGCTGCGCTCCGAGCACGGCGTCACCGTCTTCCTCACCACGCACTACCTCGACGAGGCCGACTCGCTGTGCGACCGGGTGCTGGTCATCGACAACGGCGAGATCGTCGCCGAGGGCACCCCGGACTCGCTCAAGGCGCGCGTCTCCGGCGACGGCGTGACCGTCGGCGTGCCCGCCGAGTCGGCCGCCGCCGCGGCGGAGATCGCCGGACGGCTGACCGGCGCGCACGAGGTGTCCATTGTGGAGGACTCGGTGAGCTTCCGGGTGCCGCGCGGCGACGTGGCCATGCCGGAGCTGCTGCGCGCGCTGGACGGGGCGGGCATCGCGATGCAGTCGATGCAGGTGCACCGGCCCACGCTGGACGACGTCTTCCTGACCCTGACCGGCCGCTCGCTGCGCGACGCCGAAGCCGCGACGCCCGAACCGGAGGCCGCTCGTGTTCCGTGA
- a CDS encoding DUF4185 domain-containing protein, translating into MVRAVETTRVAQITGAGTGTDERFGIHATDLGILWDDGDGRVLVLFGDTYGRGWGGDGAGPPEADWRCNVLAHSSQRDLSAGLVLDGVVAREDGLAAQVLASARDEVTIIPNAGIAVDGKQYVQYMSVRAWGPPGQWHTNYGGIAVSADGGTTWDQPGRARWINRAERDHPFQIGSFARAENHVYLFGTTNGRFGPAYLARVDPSSLLEPAAYRYWTGEGWGRDEFAAAPVLPGPVGELSVEYSVHFGCWLAMHLDEHRAAIVLRTADRLEGPWSDGQVVVSGQDWPALYGGYLHPWALDGDEIYYLVSQWGPYNVFLFKTKLEQ; encoded by the coding sequence ATGGTCCGAGCAGTGGAAACCACGCGAGTGGCACAGATCACCGGGGCGGGGACGGGCACCGACGAGCGGTTCGGCATCCACGCCACCGATCTCGGCATTCTCTGGGACGACGGCGACGGCCGGGTGCTGGTGCTCTTCGGCGACACCTACGGCCGGGGCTGGGGCGGCGACGGCGCCGGACCGCCCGAAGCGGACTGGCGGTGCAACGTGCTCGCCCATTCGTCCCAACGCGACCTCTCGGCCGGGCTTGTGCTCGACGGGGTGGTCGCCCGCGAAGACGGCCTGGCCGCGCAGGTGCTCGCCTCCGCGCGCGACGAGGTGACGATCATTCCCAACGCGGGCATCGCGGTCGACGGCAAGCAGTACGTGCAGTACATGTCCGTCCGCGCCTGGGGCCCACCCGGACAGTGGCACACGAACTACGGCGGCATCGCGGTCTCCGCTGACGGCGGCACCACCTGGGACCAGCCGGGCCGGGCGCGCTGGATCAACCGCGCCGAACGCGACCACCCCTTCCAGATCGGCTCGTTCGCCCGCGCGGAAAACCACGTGTACCTGTTCGGCACCACCAACGGCCGCTTCGGACCGGCCTACCTGGCGCGGGTCGATCCGTCGTCGCTACTTGAACCAGCGGCCTACCGCTACTGGACCGGCGAGGGCTGGGGCCGCGACGAGTTCGCCGCCGCGCCCGTGCTGCCGGGGCCGGTCGGTGAGCTGTCCGTGGAGTACAGCGTCCACTTCGGATGCTGGCTGGCCATGCACCTCGACGAGCACCGCGCGGCGATCGTGCTGCGCACCGCGGACCGGCTGGAAGGTCCGTGGTCGGACGGTCAGGTGGTGGTGTCCGGACAGGACTGGCCCGCGCTCTACGGCGGTTACCTGCACCCGTGGGCGCTCGACGGCGACGAGATCTACTACCTCGTCTCGCAGTGGGGGCCGTACAACGTGTTCCTGTTCAAGACGAAGCTAGAGCAGTAG
- a CDS encoding NmrA family NAD(P)-binding protein: protein MTILVTGATGNVGGHVLRQLLDLGAPVRALTRNPAAAKLPAGVEVVAGDLAAPETLEPAFDGVTAAYLITFDGADGAALTTGPQIAKLALAAGVRHVTMLWSGQPGPFEADIAASGLSWTTLQPVEFMSNTLLWAESIRAEGVARDPFAGLRSAMVHEADIAAVAVETLLGTGHEGREYVLSGPEVLTVSDKIEQLSQAVGREIRFIELTEAQARARLRDMGASPEAVDHVIGWYADPPVEGYTVVDTVERVTGRPARTFARWAAEHADAFK from the coding sequence ATGACGATTCTGGTGACCGGCGCGACCGGCAACGTGGGTGGCCACGTGCTCCGCCAGCTGCTCGACCTCGGTGCGCCGGTGCGGGCGCTGACCAGGAACCCGGCGGCCGCGAAGCTGCCGGCCGGGGTCGAGGTGGTGGCCGGTGACCTGGCCGCGCCCGAGACGCTCGAACCGGCCTTCGACGGCGTGACCGCCGCCTACCTGATCACCTTCGACGGTGCCGACGGCGCCGCGCTGACCACCGGACCGCAGATCGCCAAGCTCGCGCTCGCGGCCGGCGTCCGGCACGTGACCATGCTGTGGAGCGGGCAGCCCGGCCCGTTCGAAGCGGATATCGCGGCCAGCGGGCTGTCGTGGACCACGTTGCAGCCGGTCGAGTTCATGTCGAACACGCTGCTGTGGGCGGAATCGATCCGCGCCGAAGGCGTGGCCAGGGATCCGTTCGCCGGGTTGCGCAGTGCGATGGTGCACGAGGCCGACATCGCCGCCGTCGCGGTGGAGACTCTCCTCGGTACCGGTCACGAAGGCCGCGAGTACGTGCTCAGCGGACCGGAGGTGCTGACCGTGTCCGACAAGATCGAGCAGCTCAGCCAGGCCGTCGGCCGGGAGATCCGGTTCATCGAGCTGACCGAGGCCCAGGCCAGGGCGCGCCTGCGGGACATGGGCGCGTCACCGGAAGCCGTCGACCACGTGATCGGCTGGTACGCCGACCCGCCGGTCGAGGGTTACACCGTGGTGGACACCGTCGAGCGGGTCACCGGGCGCCCGGCGCGGACGTTCGCGCGGTGGGCGGCCGAGCACGCCGACGCCTTCAAGTAG
- a CDS encoding aminodeoxychorismate synthase component I has protein sequence MRLVRAAMHSTVAPEAALSLLDARARALGLPPPAALSGEWFGSRAVLAPSVSIAEVGAGSAYSLPLPAVDDAVPGAIGGGWFGYLSYDLTDPSGRRTPLPQAAWGWADHVLRLDGDGTWWFEALVDGDDPDELRQELEAVLRGVPVRRGWTAAELNRPLPAEHHDAVKACVHAIEAGELFQANICTRFSTSFDGNAAELFGEGTRRLAPRRAAFLSGGWGAVVSLSPELFLARHGDLVRSTPIKGTLPRRGPADDHLAGRLRQSEKDVAENVMITDLVRNDLGRVCAVGSVRVPSLLEVRPAPGVWHLESTVEGRVVTGDAELLAATFPPGSVTGAPKIRALDLIAELEPTARGVYTGAMGLVSPVAGLELNVAIRTFELHAGLLSLGVGGGITADSDPAREWQECLHKAAPLEHLLATPWD, from the coding sequence ATGCGGTTGGTGCGCGCGGCGATGCACTCGACGGTGGCGCCCGAGGCGGCGCTGTCGCTGCTCGACGCGCGCGCCCGCGCCCTCGGGCTGCCGCCGCCCGCCGCGTTGTCCGGTGAGTGGTTCGGCTCGCGCGCGGTGCTCGCGCCGAGCGTGTCGATCGCCGAGGTGGGTGCCGGTTCGGCGTATTCGCTGCCGCTGCCCGCGGTCGACGACGCGGTGCCCGGCGCCATCGGCGGCGGCTGGTTCGGTTACCTGTCCTACGACCTGACCGATCCCAGCGGCCGGCGCACGCCACTGCCCCAGGCCGCTTGGGGCTGGGCGGATCACGTGTTGCGTTTGGACGGTGACGGCACGTGGTGGTTCGAAGCGCTGGTCGACGGCGACGACCCGGACGAACTGCGGCAGGAACTCGAAGCGGTGTTGCGCGGGGTGCCGGTCCGGCGCGGCTGGACGGCGGCCGAGCTGAACCGGCCGCTGCCCGCCGAGCACCACGACGCGGTGAAGGCGTGCGTGCACGCGATCGAAGCCGGGGAACTGTTCCAGGCGAACATCTGCACGCGGTTCTCGACCTCGTTCGACGGGAACGCCGCCGAGCTGTTCGGCGAGGGAACCCGGCGGCTGGCACCGCGGCGGGCCGCGTTCCTCAGCGGCGGCTGGGGTGCGGTGGTGTCGCTGTCGCCGGAGCTCTTCCTGGCGCGGCACGGCGATCTCGTCCGCTCGACGCCGATCAAGGGCACCCTCCCCCGCCGCGGTCCCGCCGACGACCACCTCGCCGGGCGGCTGCGGCAGTCCGAAAAGGACGTCGCGGAGAACGTGATGATCACCGACTTGGTGCGCAACGACCTCGGGCGGGTGTGCGCGGTGGGCAGCGTCCGGGTGCCCTCGTTGCTGGAAGTCCGCCCGGCGCCGGGGGTGTGGCACCTGGAGTCCACAGTGGAGGGACGGGTGGTGACCGGGGACGCGGAGCTGCTGGCCGCGACGTTCCCGCCGGGTTCGGTCACCGGGGCGCCGAAGATCCGCGCGCTCGACCTGATCGCGGAGCTCGAGCCCACCGCGCGCGGGGTCTACACCGGCGCGATGGGCTTGGTGTCACCGGTGGCCGGGCTCGAGCTGAACGTCGCGATCCGCACCTTCGAACTGCACGCGGGCCTGCTCTCGCTGGGCGTCGGCGGCGGCATCACCGCCGACTCCGACCCGGCGCGGGAATGGCAGGAATGCCTCCACAAGGCGGCGCCACTGGAGCACCTGCTGGCCACGCCCTGGGACTGA
- a CDS encoding ABC transporter permease produces MFRDIWLIFKRDMSLSLRNPAWVLIGIMQPLLYLFFFGPLMEKVVENTPGFPPGNSWAVLTPAIMVQTALFGTSFAGFGLLAEYRAGVTERFRVTPVSRAALLLGKLFAASFQAVVQALLIIVVAFLVFPLNAPVAGVLLSLLIVALLAITLGSASYSVALLIKSETAFPALLNAVLMPLLLLSGILVPITTGLAPAWLYNLSRINPFSHVVDAERAAFRGDITMDALFTGCVALLVMAVLSLFWGVRTFQKENA; encoded by the coding sequence GTGTTCCGTGACATCTGGTTGATCTTCAAGCGGGACATGTCGCTGTCCCTGCGCAATCCGGCGTGGGTGCTGATCGGCATCATGCAGCCGCTGCTCTACCTGTTCTTCTTCGGGCCGCTGATGGAGAAGGTCGTGGAGAACACGCCGGGCTTCCCGCCCGGCAACTCGTGGGCGGTGCTCACGCCGGCGATCATGGTGCAGACCGCGTTGTTCGGCACCTCGTTCGCCGGGTTCGGCCTGCTCGCCGAGTACCGCGCCGGGGTCACCGAGCGGTTCCGCGTCACGCCGGTCAGCCGCGCCGCGCTGCTGCTGGGCAAGTTGTTCGCGGCCAGTTTCCAGGCGGTGGTGCAGGCACTGCTGATCATCGTGGTGGCGTTCCTGGTGTTCCCGCTGAACGCGCCGGTGGCCGGGGTGCTGCTGAGCCTGCTGATCGTGGCGCTGCTGGCGATCACGCTCGGCTCGGCGTCCTATTCGGTGGCCCTGCTGATCAAGAGCGAGACGGCTTTCCCGGCGCTGCTGAACGCGGTGCTGATGCCGTTGCTGCTGCTGTCCGGAATCCTGGTGCCGATCACCACCGGGCTGGCGCCCGCGTGGCTGTACAACCTTTCGCGGATCAACCCGTTCTCCCACGTGGTCGACGCGGAGCGCGCGGCGTTCCGCGGGGACATCACCATGGACGCGTTGTTCACCGGGTGCGTCGCGCTGTTGGTGATGGCGGTGCTCTCGCTGTTCTGGGGCGTGCGCACGTTCCAGAAGGAGAACGCGTGA